The sequence CGGAAAGCTTTGCCCCTGATACCGGGTCACCACAATACTGGTGATCCCGAGGCGGTCGCTGTGCGACCGGAGAATACCAATCCGGTGATGGGTCACGTCGTTGGCGACGATCAGGGCCCGGTTCTGCGTCAGCTGGGCCAGATGGGTTGCCTTTCCCCCGGGCGCCGCGCACATATCGAGCAGCCGGTCCCCCGGCTGCGGATCAAGAATTAGGGCGGGGAACATTGATGTGAGGCCCTGGACATGGTAGCAGCCTCGGAAGTACTCGATGGTGCTCCCGGGGCCTGATGTGCTCTCCCATCGGAACGCGTCTGGAATCCCAGCGACTGGAGCGATGCGGTAGCCCCGATCCTCCATGGCGTGCTGAAACTCTTCCCGCTTGACACGGAACGGATTGATCCGAAGGTGGGTCGGCTGAGGCATCCTCAGGGCGTTGAGAAACGCCGGAAAGCCGGGAATGATTTCGCGATAGCGCTCGAAGGCCTGGACCATCTCACTTCACGGACGAAACGAGGGCCAAAATTGCCGCCCGGTCGGGAAGCGACTCTTGGGCCCCTCGGCGAGTTGTGGCCACTGCGCCAGCGGCGTTCGCAAAGGGGATCGCCTCTTCCAGCGCACTGCCCTCAGCTAATGCGGCGGCTAGCGCTCCGTTAAAGGCGTCGCCGGCGGCTGTGGAATCAACCGGTTGGACGGAAAAGCCCGGAAAGTGTTGCGTCCCGTCTTTACTCATCCACAAGGCGCCGTCTGCCCCCAGCGTGATGATCACGCCCCCACAGCCCATCGCGAGAAGGTTGGCGCCCGCTTTCTCTGCCCCACCTCGATCCTCCACAGCGACACCGGTCAGGGTGGAGGCCTCCGTTTCATTGGGGGTTAAAAGGTCCACCAAGGGGAAAACCTCTTGTGGGAGACGGGTGGCGGGAGCAGGGTTCAGGATGGTTCGCATTCCTTTTTCTTTTGCCCGTCGGAGGGCCGAGAAGACCGTTTCGACAGGGGTCTCCAGCTGCAGGAGAAGAATCTCTCCGGTCAGCAGGTGATCGCGGGCTTCAATCTCTGCTGGCGTCAGGCGATAGTTGCACCCGGAAGCCACCACAATCTGATTTCGGCCATCCGGCTCGACCAGGATAAAGGCCACACCGGTGGCGCAACTGGCATCCGAGATGAGTCCGGCTTCCCCGATTCCTACCGTCTCGAGATGTGTGCGGATCTGCTCGCCATGCTGGTCCTGCCCCACCTTGCCGACAAAAGCTACAGCAGCCCCAGCCCGACGGACAGCCACAGCCTGATTCGCCCCCTTACCTCCAAAGGATATCAAGAGGTTCCGGCCAAAGATCGTTTCCCCCGGCTTGGGCGCTCGATCCACCTGGACGGTAAAGTCCATGTTTGCTGATCCGACGACTACGACCGCCGGCATAAACGTTCCATGAACAGGGTGAGGAAGCGGTCCGCCTCCACCTCGAGGGCCACCTCCACGTTGGGTCTTCCCTCTGCCCGAAAGGGGCGGCGATCCGCCACCGTCATCCCCGCAGTGATCTCGCCCCGCGTCTCTACCTGGACATACAGGGGCTGGGTCTTTACCAGTGATCGGTCAATCACCACGCCCACGGTCAGGGGGTCGTGGAGGATGATTCCGGGAAATCCCTCAAATTTTCCAGAAAAGGCAATGACCTGCGCGGTGCAGTCCAGCAGGAACTGGGCAGGGGGATCGGCGAGGGGTTCCACCCAGGTTCTGAGCGCTTCTTCCGAGAGGCGGACACGCTCCGTCACATCGAGGGGGATAAGCGTCAGCGGGAGCCCGGAAGCAAATACAATCCGGGCTGCCTCAGGGTCGGTGGCGATGTTGAACTCTGCGGTCGGCGAGGTGTTCCCCGGGACAAGAACGGCACCGCCCATACAGACCACTTGCTGAACCTTTCCCATAGTACCGCGATCTCTGAGCAGGGCCTGGGCAACGTTGGTGAGCGGGCCGAGGGTGATCAGGCTCATTTCACCGGGGTAACGACCGATGAGCTCGAGGATCATGTCGGCTGCTTGCGTCGGTGCCGGACCTTCCCGTGGCTCGGGATATCGAGGGCTACCGTCCGGATTCTGATAGCGGGACAGCTCCCCAAGCCCGTCGCTACCATGCACCTCCACAGCAGCCCGGTGTTCACGCTCGAGAGGACGGGCCGCACCTTGGGCTACTTTTGGGCGGGGTTCCGGATTCAGGAGCTCTAGGACGCGGAAGGCGTTTCGGGTGCAGTTTTCAACCGAGGTGTTGCCCGCCACGGTGGTGATCGCCTCCACCCGCATCTCTGGCGATCTTAAGGCCAGGAAAAGGGCAAGCGCATCGTCAATCCCGGGATCCGTATCGATGATAACTCTTTTCATGGGTCCGATGTCCAAAGTCCAAGGTCAAACGAGTTCATAGTTCAGCGTTCAGAGTTTAGAGCAGATCCATAAACAATAAACCATGAACTATGAACCCTGAACCCCTCCGGGTTGCCACGTGTGGTCCTTGTCAATGATATGGATTACCCGCCATCCCCGACGCTCCAATTCAGAGGCGATGAAGCGCCGGTGGCACTTCCAGGGGATCCGCTCACAGCACATAAAAGCAGCCCTGTCACCCCCACCGATAGCTTCAAGGGCTTCCACTCCCTTCGAGAATTCTGCTGACTGCATGTAGGCCTCGTATCCTCCGCGGCGATAGCCGCCGAGTTCCTTCCCGAGGTATACATATCCAACAGTTTGGGAGGGTAAAAGTTATTCAAGTGATTGTTTAGAGAAATGCGGGAACCTCTTGCTATATGGGTGAATTCTCACATCGACAAGCGTCGCAATGTGATACACCCGGAGAAGTTCAAGAAATTCCGAGAACGCTCGGGTGCTGGAGCCAATCGTATAAATGGTTCCGGCCTTTCCTCGTGATCCCAAGACCCCCTCAACGGAGACGGTCGATGAAGTCTTTCAGCTTGGTGAAGTACTCCTCCCCTCCCGCTATGTAGGTGTCGTTGTGCGCTGATCCGCGGATGAGGTAGAACTCTTTTGGCTCTCTGGCCGCCTCGTACACCCGTTCCCCCATCCACAGCGGGATGATTTCGTCATACTCCCCGTGGATGACCATCGTGGGTGCTTTCGCTTTTCCGATCAACGAGAGGGTATCGTATTTGACCGTGCCGGCTGGCAGGGGGGGAAGGAATTGAAAGTACATACGCATTACATCATCGGTGGATGTAAAGGTCGATTCCAGAATGACGCCGAGACAGTCGCGCTCTGCCGCCACGGCGGTTGCGAGGGCTGTGCCCAACGATCGACCGAAGAGGACGATGCGGTCCGGGTCCAACTCGGCCCGGCCGCATAAATACCCGAAGGCAGCAAAGGCATCACGGAACGTGCCGGCCTTGGAGATCTCCCCTTCGCTCCTTCCGTACTCTCGATAATCGAAGATGAAAATATTCACCCCGACCAGTTTATGCAGAAGCGCGAGATTTTCCAGCCGGTGGCTGATATTCCCTGCATTGCCGTGAAACCAGAGCAGGGCAACACGACTGCTTTCATGCGGGACGTACCACCCGTGAAGTTTGATCCTATCCTCGGTCTCAAAAAAGACCTCTTCATAGGCAAGCCCCAAATCCGCCGGGGTTCCGATCATCAAAGAATCGGGAAAAAAGACCGTACCCTTCTCTGGAAACATAACCATGGTTTACCAGCTATCCTGACCCTTCAGGCCGGGGAGAAGGCGGGTGCTGTCGTTGACCTGATCCGGCAAAGGCCGGTAGTGTCTCAGGGCGTTTGGCATCAACGCCTTGAGATCCCGGATACGACTTTCGGGATCTGGGTGAGTCGAGAGGAACTCGGGCGGGCGACGTCCGTCCTCCCGTGCCATCCGCTCCCACACGTGTACCGCTTCCTTGGGATCGTAGCCCGCTTTCGCCATCAGGATCACCCCAATCCGGTCCGCCTCTGACTCCTGAAGGCGGCTATAGGGGAGAAGAACGCCCACGGTTGCTCCGAGGCCATAGGCGGTCATGACACCCCGCACAGCGCCAGGATCGCTTCCAGACATTCCGGCCTGGATGGCTACCGCCCCCAGCTGGGCCAAGAGCCCTTGGCTGAGACGCTCTGCCCCGTGCCGTGCCATTACATGGGCCACCTCGTGGGACATGACAGCCGCCAGTCCTCCCTCGGTCCTGGCGACAGGGAACATGCCGATATAGACCCCGACTTTACCTCCCGGAAGCGCAAATGCATTGACCGTCTCAGGATCGTCGATCACCACGAACTCCCATTCGGCATCGGTCAGGTTGGCCGCCCTCGCAATCCGCCACCCGATCCGGTCCACCACCCCCTGGAGCTCAGGATCGTGAGTGATCTCCTCTTTCGAGAGGACCTGCTGAAATGCATCGACCCCCAGCTGGCTTTCCTGTTCCGGCGAGATGAGAATGAGTTGAGTGCGCCCGGAGGGGGCGGTGGCACAGGACGCCAGAACGAAGAGCAGCGGAAGGACGATTCCCACAACCTTGTGCTGCCACTGCTGCCACATCGCTGCTCCTCCCACGGAATGCACCGACGGATGATACCATCGCACTCGAGGGGTGACAAGGCTGGCTCGCCCGAGCTCTATCTTTTTTGAAACCGCTTTCGGACGAGCTGTTTGAGGTAGGGATACCCTTTCTTTCCCGCCATGAGCATTCCGACGAAGAATAAACCCCAACTCACGATCCACCCACCGACTAGCATGCCCACCATGGTATCAGATGAGACTGGCAAGAACGAAATCACCAAATAAAATAAGACGGCGCTCATACTTATAACCATCAGCCCTATCCCGATCCGAAATGCTCTTCCTCTTGGAAGAGCGTGATCCGGCTCAGCTTCTTGATGCGGATCCATGTCAGAAGACCTCCCTCCT comes from Candidatus Methylomirabilota bacterium and encodes:
- a CDS encoding M48 family metallopeptidase, with product MWQQWQHKVVGIVLPLLFVLASCATAPSGRTQLILISPEQESQLGVDAFQQVLSKEEITHDPELQGVVDRIGWRIARAANLTDAEWEFVVIDDPETVNAFALPGGKVGVYIGMFPVARTEGGLAAVMSHEVAHVMARHGAERLSQGLLAQLGAVAIQAGMSGSDPGAVRGVMTAYGLGATVGVLLPYSRLQESEADRIGVILMAKAGYDPKEAVHVWERMAREDGRRPPEFLSTHPDPESRIRDLKALMPNALRHYRPLPDQVNDSTRLLPGLKGQDSW
- a CDS encoding RsmB/NOP family class I SAM-dependent RNA methyltransferase → MVQAFERYREIIPGFPAFLNALRMPQPTHLRINPFRVKREEFQHAMEDRGYRIAPVAGIPDAFRWESTSGPGSTIEYFRGCYHVQGLTSMFPALILDPQPGDRLLDMCAAPGGKATHLAQLTQNRALIVANDVTHHRIGILRSHSDRLGITSIVVTRYQGQSFPMRMQFDRILLDPPCSAEGTYRTGKRPPLTEDPQVSYRLQRLQQMLLNRALELLRPGGTLVYSTCTYAPEENEAVLHQAVESGRAEIVPIDVPFPYAPGLEVWDGHRFHPSLEQAARFYPHLLDSWGFFIACLRKPG
- the rbsK gene encoding ribokinase; amino-acid sequence: MPAVVVVGSANMDFTVQVDRAPKPGETIFGRNLLISFGGKGANQAVAVRRAGAAVAFVGKVGQDQHGEQIRTHLETVGIGEAGLISDASCATGVAFILVEPDGRNQIVVASGCNYRLTPAEIEARDHLLTGEILLLQLETPVETVFSALRRAKEKGMRTILNPAPATRLPQEVFPLVDLLTPNETEASTLTGVAVEDRGGAEKAGANLLAMGCGGVIITLGADGALWMSKDGTQHFPGFSVQPVDSTAAGDAFNGALAAALAEGSALEEAIPFANAAGAVATTRRGAQESLPDRAAILALVSSVK
- a CDS encoding nucleoside hydrolase, with amino-acid sequence MKRVIIDTDPGIDDALALFLALRSPEMRVEAITTVAGNTSVENCTRNAFRVLELLNPEPRPKVAQGAARPLEREHRAAVEVHGSDGLGELSRYQNPDGSPRYPEPREGPAPTQAADMILELIGRYPGEMSLITLGPLTNVAQALLRDRGTMGKVQQVVCMGGAVLVPGNTSPTAEFNIATDPEAARIVFASGLPLTLIPLDVTERVRLSEEALRTWVEPLADPPAQFLLDCTAQVIAFSGKFEGFPGIILHDPLTVGVVIDRSLVKTQPLYVQVETRGEITAGMTVADRRPFRAEGRPNVEVALEVEADRFLTLFMERLCRRS
- a CDS encoding alpha/beta hydrolase yields the protein MFPEKGTVFFPDSLMIGTPADLGLAYEEVFFETEDRIKLHGWYVPHESSRVALLWFHGNAGNISHRLENLALLHKLVGVNIFIFDYREYGRSEGEISKAGTFRDAFAAFGYLCGRAELDPDRIVLFGRSLGTALATAVAAERDCLGVILESTFTSTDDVMRMYFQFLPPLPAGTVKYDTLSLIGKAKAPTMVIHGEYDEIIPLWMGERVYEAAREPKEFYLIRGSAHNDTYIAGGEEYFTKLKDFIDRLR